From Flavobacterium arcticum, the proteins below share one genomic window:
- a CDS encoding aldo/keto reductase: MKYNFLGQTGLLVSELCFGTMTFGSNEGYWQAIAGTEQAEVNQLIKTVVDSGINFIDTANVYSFGESERLLGQSIKEVGLNRNELVIATKVRGTMNQSPNSQGLSRYHIFNSVDESLQRLQMNHIDILYLHGVDYKTPVEEIMRTLNDIVLTGKVRYVAVCNWPAWMVMKAQGIADKNGWNKFIGLQYFYSLAGRDIEREIVPLAEDQDLAIMPWSPLAGGFLSGKYTRNDEASKGRRANFDFPPINKEKTFDIIDVITQIGKTHNATPAQIALAWVRQQQAITSTIIGAKNSNQLIDNIKSTEITLNTEQLEQIDLVSALQKEYPQWMVERQSGGREKSN; encoded by the coding sequence ATGAAATACAATTTTTTAGGGCAAACAGGACTTTTAGTATCTGAACTATGCTTTGGTACAATGACCTTTGGTAGCAATGAAGGCTATTGGCAAGCAATAGCAGGTACAGAACAAGCAGAAGTAAACCAACTAATAAAAACAGTAGTAGACTCTGGCATTAACTTTATTGATACCGCCAATGTATATTCCTTTGGCGAATCTGAAAGACTATTAGGACAATCTATAAAAGAAGTAGGACTTAATCGTAACGAGCTAGTAATAGCTACTAAGGTTCGCGGTACTATGAATCAGAGCCCAAATAGCCAAGGACTTTCTCGCTACCATATATTCAATTCAGTAGATGAAAGTCTTCAACGTTTACAAATGAATCATATTGATATACTTTATCTACATGGTGTAGATTATAAAACTCCTGTTGAAGAAATAATGCGTACGCTTAACGACATTGTACTAACTGGTAAAGTACGCTATGTAGCAGTGTGCAACTGGCCTGCATGGATGGTAATGAAAGCGCAAGGAATAGCCGATAAAAATGGTTGGAACAAATTCATTGGGCTGCAATACTTTTACTCATTAGCAGGAAGAGATATAGAGCGAGAAATTGTTCCGCTTGCCGAAGATCAAGACTTAGCAATAATGCCATGGAGTCCTTTAGCTGGAGGGTTTCTTTCAGGAAAATATACGCGGAATGATGAAGCATCAAAAGGGCGTCGTGCTAATTTTGACTTTCCTCCTATTAATAAAGAGAAAACTTTTGATATCATAGATGTTATTACCCAAATAGGTAAGACACATAACGCAACACCTGCACAAATAGCGTTAGCATGGGTAAGACAACAACAAGCTATAACTAGTACTATAATAGGTGCTAAAAATAGTAATCAGCTTATCGATAATATAAAATCGACAGAAATTACACTTAATACAGAACAGTTAGAACAAATTGATCTCGTGAGTGCTTTACAAAAAGAATATCCGCAATGGATGGTAGAACGCCAATCTGGCGGAAGAGAAAAAAGTAATTAA
- a CDS encoding TlpA family protein disulfide reductase, protein MSYTIKNLFSLSLLFVLASCNKESCNYTAYFGGEIINPRTPYIIFSKDNNVLDTIPLDVNNRFFIKYDSLTPGLYSFRHEPEYQYVYFDKNDSLMVSVNSDNFDQSIVFSGRGEKKNNFLMELYLLNDEDRNKSYRIYEEEYSDFIKAIDSSYKKREAFYKKNKEEIAWSDDFDLYAKARLQFSQYTKKEYYPYLYNHRIGKEISATLPKDYYDYRKEIDFNNPKLISFSPFLRYLNAMLSNMAATRVSKNSSFEEKSLKENIIKLTLVDSIFTNENIKNDVLNNIAFSYLLEDQNICNNTKLLKHYLALSTDDSESNEIMKIAKAIEDLKTGNRLPEITLVDINNNVFDLTKEIDKETVIYFWTTCAQTHLKMINKKVLKLKKQYPNVNFIAVNIDEDPEWKKVISKSKFNGSKQLRAISFQALKDKWVITKLNRTIILNADGTIKNGFTSLMDPSFTKYLE, encoded by the coding sequence ATGTCGTATACAATTAAAAACTTATTTTCCTTATCGCTATTATTTGTCCTTGCTTCTTGTAATAAAGAAAGCTGTAATTATACAGCCTATTTTGGTGGCGAAATCATTAACCCAAGAACTCCATATATAATTTTTAGTAAAGACAATAACGTTTTAGATACTATACCTTTAGATGTAAACAATCGTTTTTTTATAAAGTATGATTCACTTACACCAGGGCTTTATAGTTTTAGACATGAGCCTGAGTACCAGTACGTCTATTTTGATAAAAATGACAGTCTTATGGTATCTGTTAATTCAGATAATTTTGATCAGTCTATTGTTTTTAGTGGTCGTGGTGAAAAAAAGAATAACTTTTTAATGGAGTTATACTTATTAAATGATGAAGACAGAAATAAAAGCTATAGAATATATGAAGAGGAATATAGCGATTTTATAAAGGCTATAGACTCATCTTACAAAAAACGTGAAGCATTTTATAAAAAGAATAAAGAAGAAATTGCGTGGAGTGACGATTTTGACTTATATGCAAAAGCTCGATTACAGTTTAGCCAATATACTAAAAAAGAATATTACCCATACCTATATAACCATAGAATAGGTAAAGAGATAAGCGCTACACTACCTAAAGATTATTATGATTACAGAAAAGAAATTGATTTTAACAACCCGAAACTAATCTCTTTTTCACCTTTTTTACGATACCTAAATGCAATGCTTAGCAATATGGCTGCTACGAGGGTGTCTAAAAATAGTAGCTTTGAAGAAAAATCACTTAAAGAAAATATTATAAAATTAACTCTAGTCGATTCTATATTTACTAATGAAAATATAAAAAACGATGTACTTAACAATATTGCTTTTTCTTATCTATTAGAGGATCAAAATATATGTAATAACACTAAGCTTTTAAAACATTACTTAGCATTATCTACAGATGATAGTGAAAGTAATGAAATAATGAAAATAGCTAAAGCTATAGAAGACCTTAAGACAGGTAATAGACTGCCAGAGATTACGCTCGTTGATATAAATAATAATGTGTTTGATTTAACAAAAGAAATAGATAAAGAAACTGTAATATACTTTTGGACAACTTGTGCGCAAACACATCTAAAAATGATTAATAAAAAAGTTTTAAAATTAAAAAAACAATATCCCAATGTTAATTTTATAGCTGTAAACATAGATGAAGATCCTGAATGGAAGAAAGTAATTTCTAAAAGTAAATTTAATGGTTCTAAACAGCTTCGTGCTATAAGCTTTCAAGCTCTTAAAGATAAATGGGTTATAACGAAACTAAACCGAACTATTATTCTTAATGCCGACGGAACTATAAAAAACGGATTCACTAGCCTGATGGATCCTAGTTTTACAAAGTATTTAGAATAG
- a CDS encoding ABC-F family ATP-binding cassette domain-containing protein gives MLSVSNLSVQFGKRILFDEVNTTFTQGNCYGIIGANGAGKSTFLKILAGDIDPTSGHVNLEPGKRMSVLNQNHNMFDEYTVLETVMMGNKTLYDVKKEMDELYMNPDFSDKDAERVGELQVVFEEMNGWNADSDAATMLSSLGIGEEFHYTTMEDMDSKLKVRVLLAQALFGTPDVLIMDEPTNDLDFETIAWLENFLANYDNTVIVVSHDRHFLDAVCTHISDIDFGKMNQYSGNYTFWYESSQLAARQRAQQNKKSEDKKKELQEFIMRFSANVAKSKQATSRKKMIEKLKIDDIKPSSRRYPAIIFEQEREAGDQILNVTNLSASIDGELLFKGVDLNMAKGDKVVVFSKDSRATTAFYEILNNNMKADTGEFDWGITTTQSYLPADNHEFFENDLTLVDWLRQWATTEEERDEVYVRGFLGKMIFSGEEALKTGRVLSGGEKVRCMLSRMMMMRANVLMLDEPTNHLDLESITAFNNSLKNFKGSVLFTTHDHEFAQTVANRVLEITPNGVIDRYMTFDDYLDDEKVKELRKKMYTIK, from the coding sequence ATGCTTTCAGTTTCAAACTTATCTGTACAATTTGGTAAACGAATATTATTTGACGAAGTAAACACTACCTTCACACAAGGTAATTGCTACGGAATAATAGGTGCCAATGGCGCAGGAAAATCTACTTTTCTTAAAATACTTGCAGGAGATATAGACCCTACATCCGGTCATGTAAATCTAGAGCCAGGTAAAAGAATGTCTGTACTTAACCAGAATCACAATATGTTTGACGAATATACAGTGCTGGAAACAGTAATGATGGGTAATAAAACCCTGTATGACGTTAAAAAAGAGATGGATGAACTGTATATGAACCCTGATTTTTCGGATAAAGATGCAGAAAGAGTAGGGGAGTTACAGGTAGTTTTTGAAGAAATGAATGGTTGGAATGCAGATTCTGATGCAGCTACAATGTTATCTAGTCTTGGTATAGGTGAAGAGTTTCACTACACAACTATGGAAGATATGGATAGCAAGCTAAAAGTACGTGTGCTGTTAGCGCAAGCGCTTTTTGGTACTCCAGATGTATTGATAATGGATGAGCCTACCAATGACTTGGATTTTGAAACTATAGCTTGGTTAGAAAACTTCCTTGCTAATTATGACAATACTGTAATAGTAGTATCACACGACCGTCACTTTTTAGATGCAGTATGTACTCATATATCTGATATTGATTTTGGTAAAATGAACCAATATTCAGGTAACTATACTTTTTGGTATGAATCAAGTCAGTTAGCAGCAAGACAAAGAGCACAGCAGAATAAAAAATCTGAAGATAAGAAAAAAGAGCTTCAAGAGTTTATTATGCGATTTAGTGCCAACGTTGCAAAATCAAAACAAGCAACCAGTCGTAAAAAAATGATTGAGAAGCTTAAAATAGATGATATAAAGCCATCGAGCCGTAGGTATCCTGCTATTATATTTGAACAAGAACGCGAAGCAGGTGACCAGATACTTAATGTAACAAATCTTAGTGCCTCTATAGATGGCGAACTCCTTTTTAAAGGTGTTGACCTTAATATGGCAAAAGGCGATAAAGTAGTCGTTTTCTCTAAAGATTCGCGTGCTACAACAGCTTTTTATGAAATATTGAACAATAATATGAAAGCTGATACAGGTGAGTTTGATTGGGGTATTACTACCACACAATCATATTTACCAGCAGATAATCATGAATTTTTTGAAAACGACCTTACTCTTGTAGATTGGTTACGTCAATGGGCTACTACAGAAGAAGAACGTGACGAAGTTTACGTACGCGGTTTTCTTGGTAAAATGATATTTAGTGGCGAAGAGGCACTAAAAACAGGTAGAGTACTATCTGGAGGAGAAAAAGTGCGATGTATGCTATCGCGCATGATGATGATGCGTGCTAATGTATTAATGCTTGATGAACCAACTAATCACCTTGACCTAGAAAGTATTACTGCTTTTAACAACTCATTAAAGAATTTTAAAGGTTCGGTGCTGTTTACAACACATGACCACGAATTTGCACAAACAGTTGCTAACAGAGTATTAGAAATTACTCCAAACGGCGTTATAGATCGCTATATGACGTTTGACGATTATCTTGATGATGAAAAAGTAAAAGAATTAAGAAAGAAAATGTACACAATTAAATAA
- a CDS encoding DUF523 domain-containing protein, whose translation MTDKDYLSKLRMPTKENPLRILSSACLLGQFCGADGSSYGEYPSVLKLVSYENIRLIPFCPEDFVFGTPRETPDIEGGNGHDVLDGKAKVITQTGKDITHEMITASLKMLEIAQKNDVELAILMDVSGACGSQVIYNGSRFSENSVYQIGMGVCAAQLDRNGFKIISQRDYESIEILYSKIDKNHIVQNDVKDHDKHEWYLDYFKIT comes from the coding sequence ATGACAGATAAAGATTACTTGAGCAAACTTAGGATGCCAACTAAGGAAAATCCTCTTAGAATATTATCTAGTGCTTGTTTATTAGGACAATTTTGTGGAGCAGATGGTTCTAGCTATGGAGAATATCCAAGCGTTCTAAAATTAGTTAGTTACGAGAATATAAGATTAATACCGTTTTGTCCTGAAGATTTTGTTTTTGGTACACCTAGAGAAACACCTGATATAGAAGGTGGAAATGGTCATGATGTACTTGATGGTAAAGCAAAGGTAATTACCCAAACAGGAAAAGATATAACTCACGAAATGATAACAGCATCATTAAAAATGCTCGAAATTGCTCAGAAAAATGATGTTGAATTAGCCATATTAATGGATGTTAGCGGAGCTTGTGGAAGTCAGGTGATTTATAACGGTTCAAGATTTTCTGAAAATTCAGTTTATCAAATTGGTATGGGAGTCTGTGCTGCTCAATTGGATAGAAATGGATTTAAAATAATCAGCCAAAGAGATTACGAGTCTATAGAAATTCTTTATTCTAAAATTGATAAAAATCACATTGTGCAAAATGATGTAAAAGATCATGATAAACACGAATGGTATCTTGACTATTTTAAGATTACATAA
- the pyrR gene encoding bifunctional pyr operon transcriptional regulator/uracil phosphoribosyltransferase PyrR, producing the protein MSQKILLTSLEVNIILHRLACQLIENHLDFKDTILIGLQPRGRFLAERIKELLEQEYNIKDVSLGFLDITFFRDDFRRSDRPLEANKTQIDFLVENKKVVFIDDVLYTGRSIRSALTAIQSFGRPSAIELLVLIDRRFSRHLPIQPDYRGRQVDAINNEKVKVTWKENEGEDSVYLI; encoded by the coding sequence ATGAGCCAGAAAATATTGCTTACTTCTCTTGAAGTCAATATCATCTTACACCGTTTGGCATGCCAATTAATAGAAAATCATCTCGATTTTAAAGATACTATTTTAATAGGGCTACAACCTAGAGGTCGTTTTTTAGCCGAACGTATAAAAGAGTTATTGGAGCAGGAATATAATATAAAAGATGTATCGCTTGGCTTTTTAGATATTACCTTTTTTAGAGACGATTTTCGTAGGTCAGATAGACCGTTAGAGGCAAATAAAACCCAAATAGACTTTTTAGTAGAAAATAAAAAAGTAGTATTTATAGACGATGTGCTTTATACAGGGCGCAGTATACGCTCAGCACTTACAGCAATACAGTCGTTTGGACGACCATCGGCAATAGAGTTACTGGTACTTATAGACCGTCGTTTTAGCCGACACCTACCTATACAACCTGACTACAGGGGCAGGCAGGTAGATGCTATTAACAACGAGAAAGTAAAAGTTACCTGGAAAGAAAATGAAGGAGAAGATAGTGTTTATTTAATTTAA
- a CDS encoding aspartate carbamoyltransferase catalytic subunit has translation MKELSVNNLLGIKYITKSDIELIFETADQFKEVINRPIKKVPSLRDITIANIFFENSTRTKLSFELAQKRLSADVISFSAAQSSVKKGETLIDTVNNILSMKVDMVVMRHERPGAAHFLSKNVNAAIINAGDGAHEHPTQALLDSYTIRERLGDVGGKKVVIVGDILHSRVALSNIFALQLQGAEVKVCGPKTLMPKYIESLGVTVEPNLRKALEWCDVANMLRVQNERLDVNYFPSTREYSQQYGVDKALLDSLDKEIVVMHPGPINRGVEITSDVADSQQSVILEQVENGVAVRMAVTYLLASKIK, from the coding sequence ATGAAAGAATTAAGCGTTAATAACCTGTTAGGCATAAAATATATCACAAAAAGCGATATAGAACTCATTTTTGAGACAGCCGACCAGTTTAAAGAAGTAATTAACCGCCCTATAAAAAAAGTACCATCATTACGAGATATTACTATAGCCAATATATTTTTTGAGAACAGTACCCGTACCAAACTTTCGTTTGAGTTGGCACAAAAAAGGTTATCTGCCGATGTTATTAGTTTTTCGGCGGCACAATCGTCAGTTAAAAAGGGCGAAACACTTATAGATACGGTAAACAATATCCTGTCTATGAAAGTAGATATGGTAGTAATGCGTCATGAGCGCCCCGGTGCAGCTCATTTTCTTTCTAAAAATGTAAATGCGGCTATAATTAATGCAGGAGATGGGGCGCATGAGCACCCTACACAGGCATTATTAGACTCTTATACCATTCGTGAACGTTTGGGCGATGTAGGCGGTAAAAAAGTAGTAATAGTAGGCGATATACTGCATTCGCGTGTAGCACTGTCTAATATTTTTGCGTTACAACTGCAAGGTGCAGAAGTAAAGGTATGCGGACCAAAAACATTAATGCCGAAATATATAGAATCGTTAGGGGTAACCGTAGAGCCTAATTTACGAAAGGCTTTAGAATGGTGTGATGTTGCTAATATGCTACGAGTACAAAATGAACGACTGGATGTGAATTATTTTCCCTCAACAAGAGAGTACAGTCAACAATATGGTGTAGATAAAGCACTATTAGACTCTCTAGATAAAGAGATTGTGGTAATGCACCCAGGACCTATAAACAGGGGAGTGGAGATAACTAGTGATGTTGCCGACTCACAACAGTCAGTAATACTAGAGCAAGTAGAAAATGGTGTAGCTGTACGTATGGCTGTTACCTACTTACTGGCATCTAAAATAAAATAA
- a CDS encoding ribonuclease Z, which produces MKVEEKGHTITIKDTQGDIATFLEKVTSGYVGFKEHNIIIDLTQYNTLTLQEVVSFLSLSNKHREAKKSFVIVVNDFDFNEAPDEMVIVPTLLEAHDMIEMEEIERDLGF; this is translated from the coding sequence ATGAAAGTAGAAGAAAAAGGACATACTATAACTATTAAAGATACTCAGGGAGATATTGCCACTTTTTTAGAAAAAGTAACCTCTGGCTATGTAGGTTTTAAAGAGCATAATATTATTATAGACCTTACTCAATATAATACGCTTACCCTGCAAGAGGTAGTATCTTTTCTTTCACTATCTAACAAGCATCGCGAAGCTAAAAAATCATTTGTTATAGTAGTAAATGATTTCGATTTTAACGAAGCTCCTGATGAAATGGTTATTGTACCTACATTACTAGAAGCGCACGATATGATAGAAATGGAAGAGATAGAGCGCGATCTTGGGTTTTAA
- a CDS encoding ribonuclease Z, with translation MNLTILGCYAATPRSMTNPTAQVLEIKNRMFLIDCGEGTQVQLRKNKLRFSKINHIFISHLHGDHFYGLIGLVSTFSLLNRNNDLHIYGPKGIKEVTLLQLKLSNSYTGYNLYFHELESKESEVVFEDDKVIVTTIPLVHRVYTNGYLFTEKPDDRKLNVDVAKDYGIETCYYQKIKSGNDITLDDGRVIPNAELTFDPPEPKSYAFCSDTVYNEAILPIIKDVDVLYHESTFLESEAHLCERTMHTTAKQAATIAKQANAGKLILGHFSTRYGNIEIFKEEASTIFENVELADDGKVFEL, from the coding sequence ATGAATTTAACCATATTAGGCTGCTATGCAGCAACTCCTAGGTCTATGACCAACCCTACCGCACAAGTATTAGAAATAAAAAATAGAATGTTTCTTATTGATTGTGGAGAGGGAACACAAGTGCAATTACGCAAAAACAAGCTACGATTCTCTAAAATAAACCATATATTCATATCGCACCTTCACGGAGATCATTTTTATGGGCTTATAGGTTTAGTATCTACTTTCTCGCTTCTAAATAGGAATAACGATCTCCATATATATGGACCAAAAGGTATAAAAGAAGTTACATTGTTACAATTAAAACTATCTAATTCTTATACAGGCTATAATCTCTATTTTCATGAGTTAGAGTCTAAAGAATCAGAAGTAGTATTTGAAGATGATAAAGTTATCGTTACTACCATACCGCTTGTGCATAGAGTATATACAAACGGTTATCTTTTTACAGAAAAACCTGATGACAGAAAACTAAATGTAGATGTCGCAAAAGACTATGGTATAGAAACCTGCTACTATCAAAAAATTAAGTCAGGTAATGATATTACGCTAGATGATGGCAGGGTAATACCTAATGCAGAACTCACATTTGACCCTCCTGAACCAAAAAGCTATGCTTTTTGTTCAGACACGGTGTATAATGAGGCTATATTGCCCATTATTAAAGATGTAGATGTATTATATCACGAAAGTACATTTCTGGAGTCAGAAGCGCATTTATGCGAGCGCACCATGCATACTACAGCAAAGCAGGCAGCAACTATAGCAAAGCAAGCTAATGCTGGTAAACTTATATTAGGACACTTCTCTACACGTTATGGTAATATAGAAATTTTTAAAGAAGAAGCCTCTACCATTTTTGAAAATGTAGAGCTTGCCGATGACGGAAAAGTATTTGAATTATAA
- the pdxH gene encoding pyridoxamine 5'-phosphate oxidase, which yields MKDLSDYRKSYEKSELIEKGLPEDPITLFRNWFAEAEAYEGATEVNAMTVSTIGLDGYPKARVVLLKQFTYEGFIFYTNYASEKGKAIAENPNVCLSFFWHEQERQVIIKGKAEKIAPNLSDGYFESRPIGSRLGAVVSPQSEVIPSRTYLEEKLIALEKENEHKEVLRPEYWGGYIVKPISVEFWQGRANRLHDRLRYSIQEDFAWQVERLAP from the coding sequence ATGAAAGACCTTAGTGATTACAGAAAATCGTATGAAAAAAGTGAACTTATAGAAAAAGGTTTACCAGAAGATCCTATAACGCTTTTTAGAAACTGGTTTGCTGAAGCAGAAGCCTATGAAGGTGCTACCGAGGTTAATGCTATGACAGTCTCTACAATTGGTCTTGATGGTTACCCTAAAGCTAGGGTGGTACTATTAAAACAGTTTACATATGAAGGCTTTATATTCTATACTAATTATGCTTCTGAAAAGGGAAAGGCAATAGCCGAAAACCCTAATGTTTGCCTGTCATTTTTTTGGCACGAGCAAGAGCGTCAAGTAATAATAAAAGGCAAAGCCGAGAAGATAGCTCCGAACCTATCAGATGGCTATTTTGAAAGCCGACCTATCGGTAGTAGACTTGGTGCAGTAGTATCGCCACAAAGTGAAGTAATACCTTCGCGTACTTATCTTGAAGAAAAATTGATAGCATTAGAAAAAGAAAATGAGCATAAAGAGGTACTTCGTCCTGAATATTGGGGAGGTTATATTGTAAAACCTATTTCGGTAGAATTTTGGCAAGGTAGAGCTAACAGGTTGCATGATAGGCTACGTTATAGTATACAAGAAGATTTTGCATGGCAGGTAGAAAGGCTAGCTCCTTAA
- a CDS encoding SixA phosphatase family protein, translating to MKKLILIRHAKSSWDAPLIDKDRPLSARGINDAHLMAANIEQYLPESYIVWSSTAQRTKNTAYIFAETLFIPQDTIVFKDDLYTFDEKALERVIKSCDNQYDNLILFGHNDAITNFVNIFGNQEVENVPTSGFVYLTFNEAEWKDIKKGKTEKLLFPRDFKKHDSPLTGKQVY from the coding sequence ATGAAAAAATTAATCCTAATACGTCACGCCAAGTCCAGTTGGGATGCACCTTTAATAGATAAAGACAGACCGCTATCTGCAAGAGGGATTAACGATGCGCACCTTATGGCTGCTAATATAGAGCAGTATCTCCCAGAGTCTTATATAGTATGGAGTAGTACAGCACAACGTACCAAAAACACAGCTTATATATTTGCAGAAACATTGTTTATACCACAAGATACCATTGTTTTTAAAGATGACCTTTATACGTTTGACGAGAAAGCTCTTGAAAGAGTTATAAAAAGCTGCGATAACCAATATGATAACTTAATTCTTTTTGGACATAATGATGCAATTACTAATTTTGTTAATATCTTTGGGAACCAAGAGGTAGAAAACGTTCCTACATCTGGTTTTGTATATCTTACATTTAACGAAGCTGAATGGAAAGATATAAAGAAAGGTAAAACAGAGAAGTTATTATTTCCAAGAGATTTTAAGAAACATGATTCACCACTCACCGGTAAACAGGTATATTGA
- the ppk1 gene encoding polyphosphate kinase 1, whose protein sequence is MIHHSPVNRYIDREKSWLAFNARVLQEAADENVPLLDRLRFLGIFSNNLDEFFRVRYAAIRRLSLEGKTGEKILGGITADELLKEITEIVIQQQSESLRILSIIEKELEKENVYILNESEVSKEQGAFIKDFFIQKVSPELVTIILNDLDEFPLLKDASGYLAVKLVMKPNEITGKVDAEEEVRYAIIEMPKTINRFVVLPSDNDNKCIIMLDDVIRYNLHSIFNIFKYEKVTAHMIKITRDAELEIDSDQSKSLMEKISKGVLERRVGEPVRFVYDQSIEQDTLAFFLKRMDIDSTDSIIPGGRYHNRRDYMDFPTLGKDNLVYKQNYPLPVNGLSLEGSIVQKIKRKDYLLYAPYQSFAYVIKFLREAALDPKVISIKITLYRLAKNSQIISSLINAAKNGKKVTVQIELQARFDEASNISYAESMQTEGINLIFGVKGLKVHSKVCVVERVEEKKVKRYGFISTGNFNESTAKIYTDVTLFTSHQQIMKEVSKIFDFFDVNYRINRYKHLLVSPQYARTKFTKLIDKEILNAIAGKEAYIKLKMNSLTDFRMIDKLYEASREGVRIQLIIRGICCLIPGVKDMSENIEAISIVDNYLEHSRVYIFANSGNPNVYISSADFMTRNLDARVEVTCPIYDEEIKQELIDTFEIGWKGNVKARLHSESLDNEYKKRNTNKVFRAQLETYNYYRNKLEVIYEQL, encoded by the coding sequence ATGATTCACCACTCACCGGTAAACAGGTATATTGATAGAGAGAAAAGCTGGCTTGCATTTAATGCCCGAGTATTACAAGAAGCAGCCGACGAAAATGTACCATTGTTAGATAGACTTCGTTTTCTAGGCATATTTTCTAATAATTTAGACGAATTTTTTAGAGTACGTTATGCCGCTATCCGCAGGTTGAGTTTAGAAGGTAAGACCGGCGAGAAGATATTAGGTGGTATTACGGCAGATGAGTTATTAAAAGAAATTACCGAAATTGTTATTCAACAACAATCGGAGAGCCTTCGTATACTTAGTATTATAGAAAAAGAACTTGAAAAAGAGAATGTCTATATTTTAAATGAGTCAGAAGTCTCTAAAGAACAAGGTGCTTTTATAAAAGACTTTTTTATACAAAAAGTTAGTCCAGAGTTAGTTACTATTATACTTAATGACCTTGACGAGTTTCCTTTACTAAAAGATGCTTCGGGTTATCTAGCTGTTAAGCTAGTTATGAAACCAAACGAGATAACAGGTAAAGTAGATGCCGAGGAAGAAGTACGTTATGCTATAATAGAAATGCCCAAAACAATAAACCGTTTTGTGGTATTACCTTCAGATAACGATAATAAGTGTATTATTATGCTTGATGACGTTATACGTTATAATTTACATAGTATATTTAATATCTTTAAATATGAGAAGGTTACTGCTCACATGATAAAAATAACACGTGATGCAGAATTAGAGATAGACAGCGACCAAAGTAAAAGCCTTATGGAGAAAATATCCAAGGGTGTATTAGAACGCCGTGTGGGTGAGCCAGTTCGTTTTGTTTATGACCAGTCTATAGAACAAGACACTTTGGCTTTTTTTCTAAAACGTATGGATATCGACTCTACAGATAGTATTATACCTGGAGGTAGGTATCATAACCGTAGAGATTATATGGATTTCCCTACATTAGGAAAAGATAATTTAGTTTATAAACAAAACTACCCACTACCTGTTAATGGATTAAGTCTTGAGGGGAGTATTGTACAAAAAATAAAACGTAAAGATTATTTACTTTATGCACCCTACCAATCGTTTGCTTATGTAATTAAATTTTTACGAGAAGCAGCCTTAGATCCTAAGGTAATTTCTATAAAAATAACATTATACAGGTTAGCAAAAAATTCGCAAATAATAAGTTCGCTTATTAATGCTGCTAAAAATGGTAAGAAAGTAACAGTACAAATAGAGCTTCAAGCGCGTTTTGACGAGGCAAGTAATATATCGTATGCTGAGTCGATGCAGACAGAAGGTATCAACCTTATATTTGGGGTTAAAGGGCTTAAAGTACACAGTAAAGTATGTGTGGTAGAGCGTGTAGAGGAAAAGAAAGTAAAACGTTATGGTTTTATCTCTACAGGTAATTTTAACGAGTCTACAGCCAAAATTTATACAGATGTTACGCTATTTACTAGCCACCAACAGATAATGAAGGAGGTAAGTAAAATATTCGACTTCTTTGACGTTAATTATCGTATTAATAGATATAAACATTTATTAGTATCGCCACAATATGCCCGTACAAAGTTTACTAAACTAATAGACAAAGAAATACTTAATGCCATAGCTGGTAAGGAAGCATATATTAAGCTGAAAATGAACAGTCTTACTGATTTCAGGATGATAGACAAGTTGTATGAAGCCAGTAGAGAAGGTGTAAGGATACAGCTTATAATTAGAGGGATATGTTGCCTTATACCAGGGGTTAAAGATATGAGCGAGAATATAGAGGCTATAAGTATTGTAGATAATTATTTAGAACACTCTAGAGTATACATTTTTGCCAATTCGGGTAACCCTAATGTATATATTTCTTCGGCAGATTTTATGACTCGTAATCTTGATGCAAGGGTAGAGGTAACCTGCCCAATTTATGATGAAGAAATTAAACAAGAATTAATAGATACTTTCGAGATAGGGTGGAAAGGTAATGTAAAAGCTAGACTACATTCAGAATCATTAGATAATGAATACAAAAAGCGAAATACTAATAAAGTATTTAGAGCCCAGCTAGAGACCTATAATTACTACCGTAACAAGCTAGAAGTTATTTATGAACAATTATAA